A window from bacterium encodes these proteins:
- a CDS encoding isochorismatase family protein — MATIREGNKGVLLIVDVQVGVMREAWETPCVLRNIARAVERAREAGVAVIWVQHGDDELPPGSPEWQWVPELAPAPSELLIHKRFNSAFEETGLESALARLGATHIALAGAATNWCIRATAYAALDRGYDLTLIADAHSTETMVPEGGPHVEAAQLVADLNATMTWLSYPGRRNATATAEAIDFTAPGGGLSA, encoded by the coding sequence ATGGCAACGATTCGCGAGGGCAACAAGGGAGTGCTGCTCATCGTCGACGTGCAGGTCGGCGTGATGCGCGAAGCCTGGGAGACGCCATGCGTCCTGCGCAACATCGCGCGCGCCGTGGAGAGAGCTCGCGAGGCCGGCGTGGCCGTGATCTGGGTGCAGCACGGCGACGACGAGCTGCCCCCCGGCAGCCCCGAGTGGCAGTGGGTGCCCGAGCTGGCGCCCGCGCCGAGCGAGCTGCTCATCCACAAGCGCTTCAACTCGGCCTTCGAGGAGACGGGGCTGGAGAGCGCACTCGCGCGACTCGGCGCCACGCACATCGCGCTCGCCGGCGCAGCGACGAACTGGTGCATCCGGGCCACGGCCTACGCCGCCCTCGACCGCGGCTACGACCTGACACTGATCGCGGACGCCCACTCCACCGAAACGATGGTGCCCGAGGGCGGCCCGCACGTCGAGGCGGCCCAGCTCGTCGCGGATCTCAACGCCACGATGACCTGGCTCAGCTACCCCGGCCGGCGGAACGCCACCGCCACGGCCGAGGCGATCGACTTCACCGCCCCCGGGGGCGGGCTCAGCGCGTAG